The Candidatus Woesearchaeota archaeon sequence GAAAGATAGAACCAGACAGCACCCCGTAGAGCAGCTTGATCCCAACCGCCATAAATAAGCAATAAAGTTGAGAGCTGATCAACAGCATCTTCTTCTTTCCCAGTTATAGGTAGTTCCAAAACATCAACAAGAGCATGTCCTGGGACAAGGAAAATATACGCATCTATTCCTATTGCTTCCAGTGCGGAGGCAAATAGAACTGTGCCGTCCATGCAGTTTGCGGATTTATATATTAATGATTCTGATGGAAGATATACTGTCTGGTATACTGCGGTTTCCGCATCACCATACGCGATAGGAGTGTTGACATATGTAATATCATACCTGTACTTGAGTGCACTATATATTGCTTTAATCTCTGCTTGCATTGTTAATCTCCAATCATTACTGGTTTCACACCAATTGCAGAGATTACTTAATGTATTTCCTGGCGCATACTCTGCTGCTTCACGCAACAGCTCTTTTACTTCTGGAGCATGCGGTGTTACAAAACCTGCAATAAGCATATCTCCATGTGTAAGGTTATTATTCCAGATCATAACGTTTTTCGGATAAAGGGCAACAGGTAATGCATTTTCTATAACTATTTTCCCATCTGAGTAAACAGTGTATTGTATTGCTGTTGTTTTTTTCTCTGATACTTCCGCAGATGAAAGTGTTGAAAATGAAAGTTCAACCTCTTCACTTTCTCCTGCATCAATAGTCACTGATTTTCGTGCTTCAGTCGTATATCCTTGAATTTCTGCAACTAAAATTAGATTTACCGGTGTATCTCTTTTATTCTCAATAGTAAAAGTTATAGGTGGATCTCCAAAAGAACTCATCTGGTCTAAAAATCCATACATTATTTCGCTTTCATAAAGAGGAGTTATTTCCACATTGTAAAGAGGCGTGGAGAGTGATTTTACTTTTGCATTTGTTTCTATTATTTCAAGGTTGATAATCGAAAGAGCACTTTCTGTCCATGAACTAAGTGAATCTGGATGAAGGGAAGTACTCCATTTATTATATCCTCCCGAAGGATTTTCTGGATAAGCAGAAATGTACATTCTTGTTGAGAAGTTATATATTAAAAGTTCATCTTCATGTTCCTTAATGAATGTCTCTAATTCATTCTCATTCATCAAGATTGCATTCAGAAGTCGAAGCTTCTCTACATAGAGAGCAGCGAGTACTTCCTGATTTGCTGCAGATTCATCATAGCTGCTTATTGATGAGTCGATCAAAGAAACATTATACTCTTGTTCGTCAATGTTATTCAGATATGAAAAAAGAGTATACTCAAGTTCTGTTGTTTTTTTAATTTCTTTGAATGCATTTTCTTTTTCTGCTATAAACACTTCTTCATCAGCACTATTAACGCTTGCGTTATTCAATACGTCTGCGTAAATAGAAATAAACACCTTCAACTCTTTCAGTTCTTCTTCCTCTTTTGTTGCGGTTTCATTAAACTGTAAATATATTTCTAGAGAAGTTGTAAACGCTGTTGCAGTTGCATATTCTGCACTGAGTTTTACGCTCTCTGCGTGCAATGTTTCAATTGTTTCTTTTCTTTCTGCAAGATCGTTAAGCAATGTCTGTTCTTCAAAATAATCTTGAAGGTATAAGAAATATAAAGGGATTCCAAGCACAACAAGTGTTAAAGCAATCAAAAAAGGCCACTTTACTGAAAACTTTTGTAGTTTCTTTATCATCCTTATTGAGAAGTAATTGTTCTTTATAAAATTGTCTTCTCTTCTTTGAGAAAAAGACGTCCCTGCCGAACGAAGAATCTGAATTGAAGCGTATCGATCATTTCTTAATTTCTTGAGTGGATACAAATACTGGAAAAACTGAAAGAGGCATGTAAGTATCGTTTATAAATAAACTGAGTTACTTACATGGTCAATTTATCTATCAAATTAACAAGAATGGTTTCATCAATGCCTAAAAATTTCACAACCTGCGCATAATCTGCTTTATCTAATGCTCGAAGATTCTCTTTTACTTTATTCTCAGAAACAAAAGAGTGTACTTCTTCTTTCAAATGCTCAACTGCAATACCACTATACAAACAAAGCGCTGTCAAATCGCAGAAATCCTTGATTCGTTTGTGCTCTTTATCTCTTTCCTTAATCGAGCAAATCTTCATTGCTATCAACAAAGAAGGACTTGGCATCATGACATGCTTGCCAAACTCTTTCACATCGTTCTTTTTTCCTTTTTCAAAAACATGTAGTAATAATGGTTCATCAACAGGCATAAAACCAAGCTTTGTTTTCATGGAAGCATCTGTCTTTGCAATAATCAAGTCAACATACATAGGAAAGATATCGTGCAATGGCACTTTTCTCGCTTCTTCTTTATCCAACTCTCGCATTGTTTCTGTATGTAATTCTTTGAAGTAGCGAAAAGACAATCTCTTAAAACCAAGCTGCTCTAATTTCTCCATTGTTTTTTTCATTGTCTTTACATCATGAAAACCAAGATCAATGTCACGAGAGCCAAGATAAGATCTTCCTCTGTCTTTTTCAAAACGAGAATTGACTGTAAAGTAAACAGCCCAACCTCCGAGCAAACAAAGAGGTTCATCAAGATACCTAATCACTTGTTGCAAATAATGATATGATATTTCAGTTTCTTTGTTCAGATACATATTTTTTCACCAAATATTCATACGCTTCTATACAGACTCCCCCTTCTCGCTTCAGGTCAATGAGTAATAATGGAGTTGTCACCACACGTAATCCTTTGATAGTTTGTGTAAACTTAAAAATATAATTGTCATGTGCAACAATAAGGCGGATATTTCCTCTTCCAATCAATCCTTTCTTGAATAAGTCATCTTTCCATGCTTGTATGTCTTCTTCTTTGACATACGCATCAAATCGTGTGAGGAAAAGATGATGGGAAATACTATTTTCAGCTGCATATGTTGTTAAAGCATGTGTTTTCTTTTGAGAGAGGAAATACTCCTGTGGTTGTTGGATGAAAAAATCAAAATGTTTTTGCTGTTTTTCCATAGCAAGGTAATAATCAATGAGTTTATCCATATGGAGCACTTTTGTTCCCTTCGCTAGCTTCTTCTCCTCTAATTTTCGTAAAAGTCCAATAACCCAGGAAATGTTGGTTTCTGTTTCTTTTGCCAAACGGTATTTGGTGAGAGATCCATCAAGATGATGAAGTAACTCCAAGATGATTCGTCTTGCTTTTGCATTGTTTCTTGCCATACCCTATTGGTAAGCAAGGTTATTTATATACTTTACTAATATATTGGTAATCTCTCTTCTTTATAAGTAATACCAATATGTTTATCTCCTTCTTTACTTCGAAGTTCTTCCATGCTGTAACATCAATTACTTAATTTCTAACTAATTGATGTTACAAATAAATATTCTTGTTTTTGGACGTTCTAATTAAAGTAAAGCGTCCCTGCCGTGATTTGAACACGGGACCTGCTGCTTACTTCTCAGATAAATAGGAGGCAGCTGCGCTATCCAACTGCGCCACAGGGACAGATACAAAGAGTTTCTTTGTTCTGTTTAATAAAGTTTACAATCAAGAAAGAAAAACTTATTCATCAAGGAGCATCATATCAATATTCACAAACTGCGGATAATTATTTTCTTTGTTTATCTTTCGCGCGCGTTTAAACTCTTCTTCATGAGGCTGGCGTTGAAGACCGTCAATAAATCCACACTTATTACATTGTCCATGTTCAGGAACTTGATTTGGACAGAAATTGCACTTCTTCATTGTCATGAGAGGATGATTCTTCGGATGATATTTAAAGCTTGTGAAAAGAGAGGTAGAAGAATTTATAAGCAAAAACATCTCAAAGATCATCATGGTCTTAAACATTAAAACAAAAATTATTTTGGTCTCTCTTATCCTTCTTATTTCCTTCAGCTTTATTGTCACTTCCTACGTCGCATACTTACAGAATGAAGATAAAGTTCCTGCAGGAAGCACGCTCTACGATGTGCTCTTTTACAAAGACTTCCTCATTGTGTATGGCATTACGCTTCTCATCTCCATTGTCATCATTGTCGCATTTTCTTATACCATTCTTGAACCCGTTGACAAACTCATTATCGGAACACAACTCGTTGGTCAGGGAAAACTTGATTATCAAATCAAAAAATACAGCAACGATGAGATCGGCAGACTTGTCGAAGCATTCAACGAAATGATCAGAAAACTTCGCACTTCGATTGAAAAAGAAACAAAATCCACTGAAAAAGCAATCCTTGAAAAAACAAAAGCTGAGCTGATCATTGATAGTATGGCGGATGGTGTTATTGTTACAAACAAAGATCATGAAGTCGTGCTCTTCAACCGCGCTGCTGAAAAAATCTTTGAAGTCGAAGCGTCAAAGATTATTGGCAAAAATATTCTGCACATGACGAAAAGCGGCATCGCGACAATTTTCTACGATCTTTTTGAGGATGAAGGTTTGTTCCTCAGCAAAAAGAATCGCATTATTGTTAAAGAATTTGAATCCAAAGAACCACGAAAAACATTGAAAGCAACTGTTGGACCCCTTCGCCAGGAAAGTTTTCACAAAGATGGTGGCAGCGTGATTGTCATCGAAGACATTACCAAAATGCGCGAAGTCGAAAACATGAAAACTGAATTCGTCAGTATTGTCAGCCATGAATTGCGAACTCCATTGACGAGCATGCGTGGGTACGCGGAATTGCTTCAACAGGGAAAGCTTGGCGCTCTTGCAGAGCAGCAGCAAAAAGCAGCGGACATTATTGTTGGTGAAACAAAACGGCTTACGTTGCTTGTCAACGATATTCTTGATCTTTCTAAACTTGAAGCAGGCAAAGCAAACTTGAATCTTGAAGATACCAATATTGAGGAGTGCATTATGCACTCCCCTGCGTTGCACATGATTAAAGAAAAAGGAATTGAATTAAGGAAAATTGTTCCTGAAAAACTTGCTTCTGTTGTCGCCGATAAAAATAAAATTACACAAGTGCTTACGAATTTATTGAGTAATGCCGCGAAATTTACTCCTAAAGCAGGAAAGATTACTGTTCGCGTGACTGATCGCAAAGATTCTATTCTTATTTCAGTCAGTGATACAGGTATAGGCATTGCGAAGAAGCATATACCTCACCTCTTCGATAAGTTCTACCAAGTGGAGTCCCATCTTCGTAGGCANNNNNNNNNGCAACAGGGGGGAACTGGTTTAGGACTGCCGATCGTCAAAGAAATTGTCTCTTTGCATGGTGGTTTAGTCACTGTTGATAGCAAACCGAAGAAAGGGACAACGATGAGTTTTACTATTTCCAAGAATTTGGCAAAACCAAAAAAAGAAGAAGAAAAACAAATGAAAATGGTCCAAAGCACTGTTGTGGAGATGTGATCTTGCTTTGAAATTCGAACTTAAATTACTTCTTTCCTTGTCTTTTCTTCTCCTCTTTGTTATTATTATCTTCCTCTTTTTTTTTGGATATTCATCTTCTGCTCCTCTTCCTTCTCCTTCTAATGCTCTTCCATCAATCATTTATGCTATTCCCTCGGAGAATATAACTTCTGTTGATGTGGCATTGTGTCAGTATGACGAGAATCCTTATTTTCCCTCATATGGCTCTGCAAGATTTGAAATTCTTGAAGTTAGTAGAATTTTCACTAATGGCACTTTCATACTTTATTCTAAATTTAGTGATACAGAACAAATAACTGATCAAGGTTATGTAACTTATTTTGATGTTACAGGTCAAGAAATCTGTGATTACTCTCCATTTTGGGATGGTTCTGATGCCTGTCATGATGAGCTTTCTCTTTGGAATCCTACTATAAACTCTTCTGATTTTACGTTTCAGACTTTATGCTACTCTCTTGCTTATAACAAAAGTATAAATAATTAAAAAAAAGAAAAAATTATTCTTCCACAATCAATGTGCCACTCATTTCTTTATGTCCTGTGCCACAGAAATTGTTACATCGCCAGGTAAATGTTCCTGCTTCTTCTGCAACAAACGTGACTTCTTCATCTCCGCTGATTCCTAGTTCAGGAATTTTCATGCCGTGCATGCCGTCCGCATTGTCAATGATAATATGAACAGTATCTCCTTTGCTGACAGTAATTGTGCTCGGGGTGTAGCCGAACTTCACTGCAGTAATAGTGAATTCTTTGACTGCGTTTGTTGTCTCTTCAGGAGTTTCTTCTATTGTTTCGATAACTACTCCTCCAGTTATTTTATTGCTTACTAGCTGTTCTTCAATAATTGTTTCTTCAGTCTGCGTTGTTTCTTCAACTGCAGCAGTATCTTTTGTAATATTCTCTTCTTGAGCAATTGTTTCTTCTTCACTTGTTCCTGTTCCACACCCACTTATTACAAGAATAAGTGTGAGAATTCCAATATACAATAATTCTTTTTTCATTCGCATCGCCTCATAAACTTTCCAATAATTTTTCCATTTCAAAGAGAAAGATTTTCGCTCGGAGAAGTGAAGTTTTTGCCTTTGCCTGCTTTTCAATTACAGTTGTTTCATATTGAATAGTTCCTCTCTTCGTTCTCTCTTTGTCAAACTCCTCAATAAGCGTATCTGCTTTTATTCCTGGAAGCGCATCATTCCGTGCTTCTTCATATTCTTCCAACAATCTCTTTTTCAGCTTATTTCTCACAAAAACAATTAATGCATCAGAAGTTATTTTATGTGGAGTTTGGTCTCCTATTTTATAACCTATTTTGAACAAAACAGCATTTGCAACATAAAACATTGAATAGTATGAAGTGACAATAATCCATAAATCAGATTTTTTATTTTCTGATAGAAATTCGGCAATTTCTATACTATCATGCGCATTTTTTTGGAGTATCATCAATATTTTCTCTTGAAATAGAGATTTTTTCATCATTCCTGATTCTATATAATCTCTGACATTTCTCTCTGCTTCTTTTATCCTTTCTTCATTGAGCATTTTTTATCATCCTGTAATAATCTTCTATGCCCAATAGCACTATATTCTTTTTTATTGCTTCTGAAACAACAGTAAACTCTTTGGATTTTAACATGGAATTAAAATTTTCATACGTTATATGTGTTAAATGGATTTTTAATGGAATTAAATGTATTTCTCTTTCAATGGGCTTAGGATCATTTGTTATAAGCAATAAATCAATATCTGAATGTTTTGTTGCCTGCCCTTTCACATATGATCCAAAAAGGAGGAGAATAAACTGGGTGTTTATTCTTGCTAATCTATTATAAATAACAAGGAAACTCTTATTTTTTAGAAGATTCTGAAGTCGTGCGTATTCTACTTGAAAAACAGATGCGTTCCATTTTTGATTGAATGAACAATTCGTTGTATTCCCTTGTTTTTGTACGCTTATTACTCCTTCTTTTGCAAGAGTTTTAATATTTATATATGCTGACTTGTAGTTAATTCTCCTCTGTAATGCAATTTGCCTGATGCTGTATGTTTTGTCCTGATTCTCTATCAAAAACCGTAATATATTTATTTTTTCATTACCCATTTTAAACCATACTATTATGGTTTTTAACCATATATTTAAATGTTTCGGAGATTACAATGATTGTGCCATATTGGATAATCTTGGTTATAGCTGAGGCGATTTATTATCGAACATTTGTATCGCCTCAGCTGGATAGTGAAGGCGCTTTTCTTTGTTCGAATATTTGGCGCCTTCACTATATATACCTCGCCGCAGCGTGTCTTGTCCAGTGGAAATTACTCTTTTCTGTTGAATTTTCATTCCCACACAGTCACATTTTCTTGTTCATTTTCTCTCTCTTTTTGAGAAAAGTATATTAATGAGAAATTCAAAATCTGTTGTATGCTTAAAGACGCAACCAAAATCACGAAATTGAAACTCGGCGCGCTGTTCAGTGGCGGCAAAGATTCCATGTTCGCGACCTATGTCGCAACGACCTTTGGCTGGGATGTCGCGTGCCTCATTACATTGAAATCTGATAATCCTGAATCCTTCATGTTTCATACTCCTAACATTGATATTACATCTTATCAGGCAGAAGCAATGGGATTGCCACTTATTGTAGAAAGGACTTCTGGCAAAAAAGAAGATGAGCTTGGTGATCTTCATGAAGCATTAAAAAAAGCAAAAGAGAAATATGGTATTAATGGAATCATTGTTGGCGCGCTTGCGTCTGATTATCAACATGAACGCGTGAATCGTGTTTGCGAAGAATTACAGCTCAAAACATTCGCGCCACTCTGGCACAAAAATCAAGGAATGCTCCTCAAAGAAATGATAGATCTCGGGTTTGAGATTTACATCAGTTCGATTGCCGCGGATGGTTTAAGCGAAAAGTGGTTGGGAAGAAAACTTGATTCCAAAGCGTATAATGAACTCATGCAGCTGCATCATCGCATTGGTTTACATCCTGCTGGCGAAGGGGGGGAATATGAATCCATTGTTCTCTATTGTCCATTTTTATTCCACAAACGGCTTGCGGTGAAGAAGGCAGAAAAATTCATGGAATCTCCGTATGTGGGAACATACAAAATTGATCATGTGGAGCTTGTTCCTGCATGAAGAAACCTCTTATTATTGCAAACTGGAAAATGAACATGACTGTCGTGAAGGCAGTCTCTTTTATGCATCGTTTTCGCGAGCTTGTGCAGATCTCTAATTCCACTGTTGTTCTTTGCGCTCCATTTACTGCACTAAGTAGTTTACGATATGAAATCAATAAAGGAACGACAGGTTTTAGTGTCAATTTGAAGCATCCTTTATTTCTTGGCGCGCAA is a genomic window containing:
- a CDS encoding nucleotidyl transferase AbiEii/AbiGii toxin family protein yields the protein MYLNKETEISYHYLQQVIRYLDEPLCLLGGWAVYFTVNSRFEKDRGRSYLGSRDIDLGFHDVKTMKKTMEKLEQLGFKRLSFRYFKELHTETMRELDKEEARKVPLHDIFPMYVDLIIAKTDASMKTKLGFMPVDEPLLLHVFEKGKKNDVKEFGKHVMMPSPSLLIAMKICSIKERDKEHKRIKDFCDLTALCLYSGIAVEHLKEEVHSFVSENKVKENLRALDKADYAQVVKFLGIDETILVNLIDKLTM
- a CDS encoding cupredoxin domain-containing protein, with the protein product MKKELLYIGILTLILVISGCGTGTSEEETIAQEENITKDTAAVEETTQTEETIIEEQLVSNKITGGVVIETIEETPEETTNAVKEFTITAVKFGYTPSTITVSKGDTVHIIIDNADGMHGMKIPELGISGDEEVTFVAEEAGTFTWRCNNFCGTGHKEMSGTLIVEE
- a CDS encoding nucleotidyltransferase domain-containing protein translates to MGNEKINILRFLIENQDKTYSIRQIALQRRINYKSAYINIKTLAKEGVISVQKQGNTTNCSFNQKWNASVFQVEYARLQNLLKNKSFLVIYNRLARINTQFILLLFGSYVKGQATKHSDIDLLLITNDPKPIEREIHLIPLKIHLTHITYENFNSMLKSKEFTVVSEAIKKNIVLLGIEDYYRMIKNAQ
- a CDS encoding diphthine--ammonia ligase, translated to MLKDATKITKLKLGALFSGGKDSMFATYVATTFGWDVACLITLKSDNPESFMFHTPNIDITSYQAEAMGLPLIVERTSGKKEDELGDLHEALKKAKEKYGINGIIVGALASDYQHERVNRVCEELQLKTFAPLWHKNQGMLLKEMIDLGFEIYISSIAADGLSEKWLGRKLDSKAYNELMQLHHRIGLHPAGEGGEYESIVLYCPFLFHKRLAVKKAEKFMESPYVGTYKIDHVELVPA